GAGGCAGGTGGGCGCGCGGGTCGTCTACCTGCCCTACACCCCCTCGACGTCCTCGACGATGCTGCGGGCGTTCCTCACCAGCGCGCTGCCGTCGGCCCCCTAGCGGCCGGGGCGTCCGGCGCGGCGAGACCGGGGAGCCCGCGCAGCTCGCGGCGCGTGCCGATACCGAGCTTGCGGTAGATGCTCGTGAGCCGCAGCTCCACCGTCCGCACCGAGACGTAGAGCGCGGCCGCGACCTCCTTGTTCGTCGCCCCTCCGTGGACCAGCCGGGCGATCGTGCGCTCGTCCTGGGTCAGGCGGCCGAGGTCGGCGGGCGCCGCGGTCCGCTCGACGCGCTCGGCCTCCCGGTCGACGGCGGTGGCCCGGGCGACCGCCCCCGCCCGCGCGTACAGGTCGCGCGACCGCCGCAGGAGCTCGAGACGGACGGTCCTGTCCTGGACGAGGTCCGCCGCGAGCTCGAGGAGCTGGGCCTCGTGGGCCGGCCGGCCGGCAGCGGTGTCGGTGAGGGAGGTGAGCGCGCGGAGCACCTCCCCCGCCGGGACGCGCAGCAGCGTGAGCGCCGCACGCAGTGCCGGGTCGCCGTCCGCACCGCGCGCCTCGAGGAGGGCCTCCGCCTCCTCCTCGCCGGCTCCCGTGCGCCACCGCAGCCGCACGGCGTCGAGCACGGTGGCGGACTGGACGGGTCCCTCGCGCAGCGCGCGGCGGTAGTGCTCGGCGGCGGTGTCGACGTCGTCCTCGAGCAGGGCTCGCAGCCCGAGCGCCTCGTGGAGCGCGGCCGTCACGGCCGGGCCGGCCCCGCGCACCTGCGTGAGCTCGACGAGGTCGGCCAGCCAGTCCTCGGCCTCGCCGGCACGCCCGCGCAGCAGCGCGACCTGGGCGAGCAGCGCGAGCCCGGAGCCGCCCCGTGGCACGTGCAGCGGCAGGAGGTCCTCGACCGCGCCGGCGGCGATCTCCTCGGCGCGCCGGTACTCGCCCATGGCCAGGTGGAGCCCGAGTGCGGCGAGCGCGAGCTGTGCCCGCACCAGCGGTGCCGGGAACCGCCGGACCCGCGCGAGCAGGTCGGCGACGGCGCCGCGGGCCTCGGCCCACCGCCCGGTGACGACGAGCTGCTCGACCTCCTGCACCTCGCCCAGCCAGCCCGCGAGGTCGGCCCCGGGGCGGGTCGCCCCGAGCGCGCCGAGCGGGTCGGCGGAGCGGGGCGCCGACCGGTCGACCATCGCCCTGGCGAGCGCGAGGTCGGGGTCCGGCTCCCCGCCGTCGTCGGGGAGCAGACGCTCGGCCTCGGCGAGATAGCGGCGCGCCTCCTCACGCTGGCCGTACTCCACGCACAGCCGCGCGGCGAGCGCCGCGACGGCGGCTGCCTCCTCGGGCCGGTCCAGCCGGCGCAGGCAGGAGGCGACCAGCCGGTGGGGAAGCCCGTTCTCCCGGTAGGTCGTCGCGACGAGGAGGAGGGGGAAGAGGCGTCCCAGGCCGTCTGGCGCCTCCGCCAGGGCGGTGGTCAGGAGCGTCACCGCCCGGGCGGGGTGGCCGCAGTACACGGCCGCGACGCCGCCGAGCACGAGGAGCTCCAGCGGAGGTACCGGCGGCCCGGGGTGGTGGACGGCGTCGCCGACGAGCATCTCGACCACCTCGGTGCGGCCGCTGTCGAGGTACTCGCGTGCGCCGCGCACGAGCGTGTCGAGGACGGCCGGGGTCACCGCCTCCCCGGCGCGCAGGGCGAGCCACGACCGGTCGAGGGAGGCCTCGGGGTAGCAGGAGGCGAGGGAGCCGAGGGCAGCGCGCAGCTCGCGCGCCGGCGTGAGGGCGCGCACCGCCGAGAGCAGGCGTGCGTCGGCGGACCGCACGAGCCCGCGCTCCTCGTCCAGGACGGGCTCGCCACCCGGCCCGAGCACGTCGGTGAGCACGGCCCCGGAGCACTCCTCGAGGGTCGCGCGCTCCGGCCGGACCGCAGCCGCCGCCCCGAGCACGAGCAGCCGCTCCTGCTCCCCCAGCCCGTCCCACCACCGCCGGTAGGTGGCGGCGGTGGTGGCGGTGCCGGGCAGGACGTCCGGCAGCGGCTCGAGGGCGGAGAGCTGGTCCGGCTCGAGCGCGGCGCACACGGAGACGACGTCGCCCGGGTTGCCGCCGCAGCGCCGCGCGATCGTCGCGGCCACGGGGTGGGGGACGCGCCGGCCCACGGTCTGGCGCACGAGCGCGACAGCGTCCGCCGCGCCGAGCGGCGCCACCCGGCGCACCCACAGCGGCCCGACCGGGGAGTCCTCGAAGGAGCTGCGGGGCAGGTCGTGGCTGGTGAGGACGACGAGCACCGGCGCTCCCGCGAGGCCGGCGGCGAGCGAGGCGAGGGCCGGGAAGACCGCCTCGTCGGCCACCGGCAGGTTGTCGACGGTGACGAGCAGCGGGCGACTGCTGCTCAGCCTCCGCAGCGCCGTCACGGCCACCTGGACGAGACGCGGGTCGTCCGGGGAGACGGCGCCGTCGAGCTCCCCCAGGGCCTCCACGACGACGTCACCGAGGTCCCGGAAGGCCTCCCCGGCGACGACGGAGGCAGCGACGGCGGCGGCGGCCTCCCCCTCGAGCAGCCCGCTCGGGACGTGGACGGAACGGACGTCCTCGACGGCCTCGCCGACGCGGACCAGCGTCTCGGTGAGGAGGGTGGTGAGACCGACGCCCGGCGGGCCGGTGAGGAGCACGACGCCGCCCCGGCCGCGGGCCAGGCGCCCCACCATCTCCCGGATCCGGGACAGCTCCGGCTCGCGCCCGAGGACCGTGGAGGAGCCCTCGCCGCGGACGTCGTCGGCCATCGGCACAGCGTACTGGCGCCGCCCCTGGGCGCGCGGGGGAACGACCGGGTCGCCGCGGGTCCGCACCGAACCCGCAAGACGTCCGCACGGTCCGCAGGTTCGGGCGGGGATCCGTATCCGCCGTACCTAGTGTGACGAGCCCGGGCCCAGCGCAGACAGGAAGCCCTCATGGTCGAGGCCACAGCGTCGTCGTTCACCGAGTCGGTCCGCGCCCTGCGCAGCGCGCAGAAGTCCGCCAAGGGAGCGCCGCTCTACTCGCGGTTCGTCAACCGTCCGGCGGGCCGCCTCCTCGCCGCACTCGCCCACCAGGCCGGGCTCAGCCCCAACCAGGTGACGGCGGTGAGCGCGGCGTTCACCTTCACGGGGGTGGCGCTCATCGCCCTCGCGCCACCCTCCCCGGCGATGGCGGCGGGCGTCGCGCTCCTTCTCGTCGTCGGCTACGCGCTCGACTCCGCCGACGGGCAGCTCGCGCGCCTGCTGGGGGCGGGCTCGGTGGCGGGCGACTGGCTCGACCACGTGTGCGACTGCCTCAAGACGACGACGATCCACCTCGCGGTCCTCGTCTCGCTGTTCCGCTTCGCCGACGTCCCGCAGGAGTGGCTGCTCCTCCCGCTCCTCTACGCCCCGGTCGACACGCTCCTGTTCTTCGCGTTCGTCCTCACCCAGAGCCGCCGGCGCCCGGGCGACCCGGCGCCGACCGCCGGTCCCGCCTCGCTCGCGCGCTCGGTGCTCTCGCTGCCGACCGACTACGGCGTGCTGTGCCTGGTCCTCCTCACCCTCGCCTGGCCCCCGGCCTTCCTCCTCCTCTACGGGGCGATGTTCCTCGGGACGGCCGGCTACACCGCGCTCGCCCTGCCCACGTGGTTCCGCCGGCTCTCCCGCCAGGAGTCGTAGGGATGGTCGAGACGAGGTGGGACGAGCGCACGGGGACGCGTGGGGCGACGCGGGCCAGGGTCACGGCCGTGGTGTGCGCCGCCGTCCTCGTCCTCCTCTGCCTGTCCTGGGCGCTGGACCTGCCCCCGTGGGACGGGGCCGACGGGCTGCCCAAGCTCACGCCCGTCCACGAGCCCGACACGATCCACGTCTCGGTGGACGGCGACGACGAGGCCACCGGCTCGCCGGCCGAACCGCTGCGCACGATCACGGCGGCGGTGCGGACGTCGGGTGCCGGGGACACGATCGTCGTCCACGGCGGCAGCTACCACGAGGAGCTCAAGGTCGAGAACCGGCAGGGGCTGCACCTCGTGGCGGCGCCCGGCGCGGAGGTCTGGCTCGACGGCTCGGTCGTCGTGGAGGGGTGGCAGCCCGAGGACGGGCACTGGGTCTCCCCCGGGTGGATCACCGAGTTCGACCCGAGCCCGACGTACAGCTGGGGCGCCCCGGACCACGACCAGCCGGGGTGGAGCTTCATCGACCCCGAGCACCCGATGGCCGCCCACCCCGACCAGGTGTGGGTGGACGACGTGCGCCAGGAGCAGGTCGGCTCACGCGCCGAGGTGCGCGAGGGGACCTTCTACGTCGACCACGACCGCGACGAGCTGGTCCTGGGCACCGACCCGACCGGCCGGACCGTCGCCGCGAGCACGCTGGCCCGGGCCCTGCGCGTGCGCAGCGCCCAGATGGTGCTGCGGGACATCGGCATCCGCCGGTACGCCCCGTCCGTGCCGCACATGGGCGCGGTCACGATCGAGGCGCACCACGTCCTCCTCGACGGCGTCACGCTCGCCGACAACGCCACCACCGGCCTCCACGTGCTGAGCACCGGCGTGCGGCTCGAGGACGTCGAGCTCGTCGGCAACGGGATGATGGGGCTCTCCGCCACCGAGGCCGACGGCCTCGAGCTCGTCCGCGTCACCGCCCGGGGGAACAACGTCGAGGAGTTCAACCGCTCCCCGGCGGCCGGGGGCGCGAAGATCGGCCGCTCGTCCGGGGTCCTCGTCCGCGACAGCACGTTCTCCGACAACCTCGCCAACGGCGTGTGGTTCGACGAGTCCGTCCACGACCTGCGCCTCGTCGGCTCGCGGATGACCGGCAACACGGGGCACGGGGCGTCGGTCGAGCTCACCGGGAAGGTCGTCGTCGTCGGGAACGTCATCGCCCGCAACGGCGGCAACGGGCTCAAGCTCAACGACGCCGAGGACGTCGAGGTCTGGAACAACACCTTCGTCGACAACGCCCGGTCGATCAACGTCGTCCAGGACGACCGCGACCTCGACCCGCGCGGCAGCTACCGGGACCCCGAGCTGCCCCTCACCTGGAAGACGCAGGACGTCGCGATCCGCAACAACGTCCTCGTCCGCACCGGCACGGTCCCGCTGGACGGCGACGAGCAGCGGACCTGCCTGCTCTGCGTCGAGGACCACAGCGGCCGGTGGACGGCCGCCGAGATGGACGTCACGGCCCTCGGCAACGTCTACGTACGACCCGACGCGGGCTCGCCCAAGTGGGTCGTCGTGTGGTCCCGGCGTGACCGGGACCCGTACGTGTTCCGCAGTGTGGCGGACTTCCGCCGCACGGTGAACCAGGAGGGGACCGGCACCGAGCTCACGGGCACGGCCGCACTGTCCCCCGACCTCCACCCCCTCCCGGTCCTCGAGCAGCTCGTCGCGTCGGTGGCACAGCCGCTGCCACGCGAGATCGCCGAGCTCGTGGGCCAGGACGAGGGCGCCCAGCACCTCGGTGCCTGGACGTCCCCGCCTCCACATCGCTGATCACCACACGTCGGGCGGCGCGCACGAGAAAAGGACCTCGCATGACCCGTCAGCCCTCCCTTGCCATCGCCATGGTCGGCACCCGCGGGGTGCCCGCGCACTACGGCGGCTTCGAGACGTGCGTCGAGGAGGTGGGCTCCCGACTCGCGGCGCGCGGGCACCGCGTCGTCGTCTACTGCCGTTCCTCCGCCGACGAGGCGACCAGCCGTCCGGCCGAGCACCTCGGCATGGAGCTCGTCCACCTGCCCGCCGTCCCGCGCCGGTCACTGGAGACCCTGAGCCACACCGCGGCCTCGGTCGCCCACCTCGCCACGCGGGGCGCCGACGTCGCGCTCGTGTTCAACGCCGCCAACGCCCCCCTCCTGCCTGTCCTGCGGGCCCGGCGCATCCCGGTGGCGACGCACGTCGACGGCCTGGAGTGGCTGCGCAGCAAGTGGGGCCCGGTCGGGCGGCGCTACTACCGCGCGGCGGAGGCGCTCGCGGTGCGCTGGTCCGACGCCGTCATCGCCGACGCGCAGGGCATCGCCGACTACTACCTCGCCGAGTTCTCCGCGCCCACCACCCTCATCGCCTACGGCGCGCCGATCATCGACCCCGCGCTCGACCGGCTGGCCGAGCTCGGGCTGCGCCCGCACGGCTACCACCTGCTCGTGGCACGCTTCGAGCCGGAGAACAACATCCACCTCGTCCTCGAGGGCTACCGGGACAGCGCCGCACGCCTGCCGCTCGTCGTCGTCGGGTCAGCGCCGTACTCCGACGCCTACACCGCCCACCTCCACGGTCTGGGCGACGACCGGGTCCGCTTCCTCGGCGGCGTGTGGGACGCCGAGCTGCTCGACCAGCTCTACGCCGGGTGCTGCACCTACCTCCACGGCCACTCCGTCGGCGGCACCAACCCCTCCCTCCTGCGGGCTATCGGGGCCGGTGCTCCGACGATCGCCTTCGACGTCGTGTTCACCCACGACGTGCTCGGCACCGCAGGCGTCTACTTCGCCGACGGTGCCGGCGTCCGCGCCGCGCTGGAGGACGCCGAGCGTGACGAGCCCGGCCGGCGCGCCCGCGGCGAGCGGCTGCGTGAGCGGGCCCGGGACTACCGGTGGGACGACGTCGCCGACGGCTACGAGGACCTGTGCCGGCGCCTGGCCGCCGCGCCACCAGCGCAGCGGCCCTCGGGACGCCGGGCCCCGCGTCCCGCCGGTGCGGCCGCCCCCGCGCGCACCGCCGTCACCGTGGCCGGCCATGTGGGCTGACCCGGGCGGGGGCCGGCGGGTCGTCCTCGCCCACCCCTCCCCCGACGTCTACGGCTCGGACCTCCAGCTCGCCGAGAGCGTCCGAGGGCTGGTCGAGCACGGCTGGCTGCCGACCGTCGTGCTGCCCGCCGACGGCCCGCTGCGGCCGCTGCTCGAGGAGCGGGGCGCCGAGGTGCAGGTGAGCGACTTCCCCGTGCTCCGCCGTGCGCTGCTGCGCCCGCGCCCCCTGGCCGGGCTGGTCCTCCGGGCGCCGGCGACCGTCTGGCGTCTGCGGCGGCTGCTGCGCGCCTCCGGGGCCCGCGCCGTGTACGTCAACACGCTGACGATCCCGCTGTGGGTGGTGGCCGCGCGCGCCGCCGGCCTGCCCGTGCTGTGCCACAGCCACGAGGCCGAGCGCCTCGCCCGCCCGGCCCGGCTCGCGCTCACCGCCCCGCTCCTGCTCAGCGACGTCGTCCTCGCCAACAGTGCCTCGACCCGGGAGGTGCTCACCTCCACCCTGCGGCGCCTGGCCCGACGGGTCGTCGTCGTCCACAACGGGGTGCCGGACCCCGGCCCGCCGGCGCCGCCGCGGGTGCGGGGAGCCGGTGAGGAGCTCCGCCTCGTCGTCGTCAGCCGGCTCTCCCCGCGCAAGGGGATCCATGTCGCGGTCCAGGCCGTCGCCCTCCTGCACGACCAGGGGCTGGACGTCACCCTCGACGTCTGCGGGAGCACCTTCCCCGGCTACGAGTGGTACGAGCGGGCGCTGCGTGACCAGGTCGGCGACCTCGGCCTCACCGACGCGGTCACCTTCCACGGGTACGTGGCTCCCACCCGCCCGCTGCTCGAGGCCGCCGACGTCGTCCTGGTCCCCTCCTTCGGGGAGTCCTTCGGCAACGTCGCGGTTGAGGGCATGCTCGCCGG
Above is a genomic segment from Georgenia wutianyii containing:
- a CDS encoding helix-turn-helix transcriptional regulator gives rise to the protein MADDVRGEGSSTVLGREPELSRIREMVGRLARGRGGVVLLTGPPGVGLTTLLTETLVRVGEAVEDVRSVHVPSGLLEGEAAAAVAASVVAGEAFRDLGDVVVEALGELDGAVSPDDPRLVQVAVTALRRLSSSRPLLVTVDNLPVADEAVFPALASLAAGLAGAPVLVVLTSHDLPRSSFEDSPVGPLWVRRVAPLGAADAVALVRQTVGRRVPHPVAATIARRCGGNPGDVVSVCAALEPDQLSALEPLPDVLPGTATTAATYRRWWDGLGEQERLLVLGAAAAVRPERATLEECSGAVLTDVLGPGGEPVLDEERGLVRSADARLLSAVRALTPARELRAALGSLASCYPEASLDRSWLALRAGEAVTPAVLDTLVRGAREYLDSGRTEVVEMLVGDAVHHPGPPVPPLELLVLGGVAAVYCGHPARAVTLLTTALAEAPDGLGRLFPLLLVATTYRENGLPHRLVASCLRRLDRPEEAAAVAALAARLCVEYGQREEARRYLAEAERLLPDDGGEPDPDLALARAMVDRSAPRSADPLGALGATRPGADLAGWLGEVQEVEQLVVTGRWAEARGAVADLLARVRRFPAPLVRAQLALAALGLHLAMGEYRRAEEIAAGAVEDLLPLHVPRGGSGLALLAQVALLRGRAGEAEDWLADLVELTQVRGAGPAVTAALHEALGLRALLEDDVDTAAEHYRRALREGPVQSATVLDAVRLRWRTGAGEEEAEALLEARGADGDPALRAALTLLRVPAGEVLRALTSLTDTAAGRPAHEAQLLELAADLVQDRTVRLELLRRSRDLYARAGAVARATAVDREAERVERTAAPADLGRLTQDERTIARLVHGGATNKEVAAALYVSVRTVELRLTSIYRKLGIGTRRELRGLPGLAAPDAPAARGPTAARW
- a CDS encoding right-handed parallel beta-helix repeat-containing protein gives rise to the protein MVETRWDERTGTRGATRARVTAVVCAAVLVLLCLSWALDLPPWDGADGLPKLTPVHEPDTIHVSVDGDDEATGSPAEPLRTITAAVRTSGAGDTIVVHGGSYHEELKVENRQGLHLVAAPGAEVWLDGSVVVEGWQPEDGHWVSPGWITEFDPSPTYSWGAPDHDQPGWSFIDPEHPMAAHPDQVWVDDVRQEQVGSRAEVREGTFYVDHDRDELVLGTDPTGRTVAASTLARALRVRSAQMVLRDIGIRRYAPSVPHMGAVTIEAHHVLLDGVTLADNATTGLHVLSTGVRLEDVELVGNGMMGLSATEADGLELVRVTARGNNVEEFNRSPAAGGAKIGRSSGVLVRDSTFSDNLANGVWFDESVHDLRLVGSRMTGNTGHGASVELTGKVVVVGNVIARNGGNGLKLNDAEDVEVWNNTFVDNARSINVVQDDRDLDPRGSYRDPELPLTWKTQDVAIRNNVLVRTGTVPLDGDEQRTCLLCVEDHSGRWTAAEMDVTALGNVYVRPDAGSPKWVVVWSRRDRDPYVFRSVADFRRTVNQEGTGTELTGTAALSPDLHPLPVLEQLVASVAQPLPREIAELVGQDEGAQHLGAWTSPPPHR
- a CDS encoding DUF1972 domain-containing protein, whose protein sequence is MTRQPSLAIAMVGTRGVPAHYGGFETCVEEVGSRLAARGHRVVVYCRSSADEATSRPAEHLGMELVHLPAVPRRSLETLSHTAASVAHLATRGADVALVFNAANAPLLPVLRARRIPVATHVDGLEWLRSKWGPVGRRYYRAAEALAVRWSDAVIADAQGIADYYLAEFSAPTTLIAYGAPIIDPALDRLAELGLRPHGYHLLVARFEPENNIHLVLEGYRDSAARLPLVVVGSAPYSDAYTAHLHGLGDDRVRFLGGVWDAELLDQLYAGCCTYLHGHSVGGTNPSLLRAIGAGAPTIAFDVVFTHDVLGTAGVYFADGAGVRAALEDAERDEPGRRARGERLRERARDYRWDDVADGYEDLCRRLAAAPPAQRPSGRRAPRPAGAAAPARTAVTVAGHVG
- a CDS encoding CDP-alcohol phosphatidyltransferase family protein, whose product is MVEATASSFTESVRALRSAQKSAKGAPLYSRFVNRPAGRLLAALAHQAGLSPNQVTAVSAAFTFTGVALIALAPPSPAMAAGVALLLVVGYALDSADGQLARLLGAGSVAGDWLDHVCDCLKTTTIHLAVLVSLFRFADVPQEWLLLPLLYAPVDTLLFFAFVLTQSRRRPGDPAPTAGPASLARSVLSLPTDYGVLCLVLLTLAWPPAFLLLYGAMFLGTAGYTALALPTWFRRLSRQES
- a CDS encoding glycosyltransferase family 4 protein, which encodes MWADPGGGRRVVLAHPSPDVYGSDLQLAESVRGLVEHGWLPTVVLPADGPLRPLLEERGAEVQVSDFPVLRRALLRPRPLAGLVLRAPATVWRLRRLLRASGARAVYVNTLTIPLWVVAARAAGLPVLCHSHEAERLARPARLALTAPLLLSDVVLANSASTREVLTSTLRRLARRVVVVHNGVPDPGPPAPPRVRGAGEELRLVVVSRLSPRKGIHVAVQAVALLHDQGLDVTLDVCGSTFPGYEWYERALRDQVGDLGLTDAVTFHGYVAPTRPLLEAADVVLVPSFGESFGNVAVEGMLAGRPVVASDVQGLAEVLEHGVSGVLVEPGSAPALAEAVAALDADPALAERLADAGRQRATSRFGVDRYRALVAFLVAQVAGDPVPVSAAPARPGSATAGSTPSRR